A stretch of the Medicago truncatula cultivar Jemalong A17 chromosome 5, MtrunA17r5.0-ANR, whole genome shotgun sequence genome encodes the following:
- the LOC11436064 gene encoding probable serine/threonine-protein kinase kinX → MEDKELDESNEASVRAVSKLEGDGFASQDEDSDKQSEEEKMPNIGHDDAEFCNEQDDVSPKSLSSQDDEKVEGDAYVVQNKDHGELRQEKIQDNSHDGSNNENEHDRSSDMSSTQGVENMEGDTYVVQNEDHDGSKYENEHAEKLSGSSSSEDVENMERNVCVVQNEDHEESKQATSQNICHNGHEYENEQDDISSEKSSSSDVKNVKEDTYVVQNDDHIESKPDKSQNNSPDVHKHENEVDDDKSSKTSNSQDFENRGDTLDIDNEDHEESKQAKSHNISHDGLKYGNEQSDISSHSSPSQDVENLKVDTYVVQNEDQEESDKVRSENISHDGSKYDNEQDDLSSDTSSFETIEMQKSDACTIHNEDYNKDPNEEKFENLGYDGPGFEKRVDDILENIYGNIDEDKTSNESKTINPIVDVDPGTPHVVEKALALRNFVREKSLVAVSTLMRRLSRKVDEDNSDNKGNDVSDLSRDGESKEVGAENKTDKGEEPITESPLQPIVMKGRIILYTRLGCRETKEVRKFLYMKRLRYVEINIDVYPNRKIELEKVSGSTSVPIVFFNEVLIGDLSKLEALNESGKLDEKIEFIIAESPSFEAPVPPLSGEDDVSTSGPIDEMALIVRKMKESIVVKDRFSKLRRFTNCFLGCEAVDFLSENQYLERKEAVEFGRKLAIQLFFQHVLDENIFEDGNFLYRFLDDDPIVASQCQNIPKGITTVKPKPIKEIASRLRLLSYAMFEAYASEDGRHVDYRSMHGSEEFARYLRIVEELQRVEIMHLSREETIAFFINLYNMMTIHAILVWGHPTGALERRKMFGDFKYIIGGSTYSLSAIQNGVLRGNQRQPYTLMRPFGAKDKRLHVALSFPEPLIHFALVCGTRSGPALRCYSPRDIDSELMDATRSFLRNGGISIDFNAKVAHTSKILKWFSVDFGKNEVEVMKHVSIYLDSSQSEILFDLLATSELKVIYQPYDWDLNC, encoded by the exons ATGGAAGATAAAGAGCTTGATGAGAGTAATGAGGCAAGTGTTCGAGCTGTTTCAAAGCTAGAAGGAGATGGTTTTGCGAGTCAGGATGAAGATTCTGACAAACAATCCGAGGAGGAGAAAATGCCAAATATTGGCCATGATGATGCCGAGTTTTGCAATGAACAAGATGATGTATCACCAAAATCGTTAAGTTCTCAAGATGATGAAAAAGTGGAAGGAGATGCTTATGTTGTTCAGAATAAAGACCATGGAGAATTGAGACAGGAGAAAATTCAAGATAATTCTCATGATGGCTCCAACAATGAAAATGAACATGATAGATCATCAGATATGTCAAGTACTCAAGGCGTTGAAAATATGGAAGGAGATACTtatgttgttcaaaatgaaGATCACGATGGTTCCAAGTATGAGAATGAACATGCTGAAAAGTTATCAGGCTCGTCAAGTTCTGAAGATGTTGAAAATATGGAAAGAAATGTTTGTGTTGTTCAGAATGAAGATCACGAAGAATCAAAACAGGCAACAAGTCAAAATATTTGTCACAATGGCCACGAGTATGAGAATGAACAAGATGATATATCATCAGAAAAGTCAAGTTCTTCAGATGTTAAAAATGTGAAAGAAGATACTTATGTTGTTCAGAATGATGATCACATAGAATCAAAACCCGATAAAAGTCAAAATAATTCTCCAGATGTCCATAAGCATGAGAATGAAGTAGATGATgataaatcatcaaaaacatCAAATTCTCAAGATTTTGAAAATCGAGGAGATACTCTTGATATTGACAACGAAGATCACGAAGAATCAAAACAGGCAAAAAGTCACAATATTTCTCATGATGGCCTCAAGTACGGGAATGAACAAAGTGATATATCATCACACTCATCACCTTCCCAAGATGTTGAAAATCTAAAAGTAGATACTTATGTTGTTCAGAATGAAGATCAAGAAGAATCAGATAAAGTAAGAAGTGAAAATATTTCTCATGATGGCTCTAAGTATGATAATGAACAAGACGACTTATCGTCAGACACATCAAGTTTTGAAACTATTGAAATGCAGAAGAGTGATGCATGTACCATTCACAACGAAGATTACAACAAAGATCCAAAcgaagaaaaatttgaaaatcttgGTTATGATGGTCCCGGGTTTGAGAAAAGGGTAGAtgatatattagaaaatatatacGGGAATATAGATGAAGATAAAACTTCAAATGAGAGCAAAACTATAAATCCTATAGTTGATGTAGATCCGGGGACTCCACATGTTGTTGAGAAGGCTCTAGCACTTAGAAACTTTGTGAGAGAGAAAAGTTTAGTAGCAGTCTCCACTCTGATGCGTCGACTTTCTAGAAAAGTTGATGAAGATAATTCTGATAATAAAGGTAACGATGTTTCAGATTTATCAAGAGACGGTGAATCCAAAGAAGTAGGTGCAGAAAATAAAACTGATAAGGGGGAGGAACCAATAACTGAAAGTCCTCTGCAACCCATAGTCATGAAAGGAAGAATCATACTATACACGAGACTAGGATGCCGAGAAACTAAAGAGGTTAGGAAATTTTTGTACATGAAAAGGCTTAGATATGTTGAAATCAACATTGATGTGTACCCTAATAGAAAGATAGAGCTGGAGAAGGTTTCAGGATCTACTTCTGTTCCCATAGTTTTTTTCAATGAAGTACTTATAGGAGACTTGAGTAAGCTAGAGGCTCTAAATGAGTCTGGCAAACTTGATGAGAAAATTGAATTCATTATAGCCGAATCACCTTCATTTGAAGCACCAGTTCCACCACTCTCCGGAGAGGATGATGTATCTACTAGTGGACCAATTGATGAAATGGCCCTCATTGTCCGCAAAATGAAGGAATCTATCGTTGTGAAGGATAGATTTAGCAAATTGAGAAGGTTCACTAATTGCTTTCTCGGCTGTGAAGCTGTGGACTTCTTATCAGAAAATCAATATTTGGAAAGGAAAGAG GCAGTTGAGTTTGGACGAAAGCTTGCTATTCAGCTCTTCTTTCAACATGTTCTTGA TGAGAATATATTTGAGGATGGTAATTTCTTATATCGGTTTTTGGATGACGATCCAATTGTGGCATCTCAGTGTCAAAATATTCCAAAGGGTATAACTACTGTGAAACCTAAGCCTATCAAAGAAATTGCATCAAGGCTGAGATTATTGTCCTATGCAATGTTTGAAGCCTATGCATCCGAAGATGGACGTCATGTTGATTACAGAAGTATGCATGGAAGTGAGGAATTTGCAAG GTATCTAAGAATCGTGGAAGAGCTGCAAAGAGTGGAAATAATGCATTTATCAAGAGAAGAAACGATTGCTTTCTTtattaatctatataatatGATGACCATCCATGCAATTTTAGTATGGGGCCATCCAACTGGTGCACTagaaagaaggaaaatgtttggAGACTTCAAATATATTATCGGCGGGTCTACCTACTCACTTTCAGCTATTCAAAACGGTGTTTTAAGAGGGAACCAACGACAACCATATACTCTTATGAGGCCATTTGGTGCAAAAGATAAACGTTTACAT GTGGCCCTCTCTTTTCCAGAGCCTCTCATTCACTTTGCTTTAGTATGTGGTACTCGATCTGGGCCTGCACTTCGATGTTATTCTCCTCGAGACATTGACTCTGAATTAATGGATGCAACTCGCAGTTTCCTTAGAAATGGTGGCATTTCGATAGATTTTAATGCAAAGGTTGCACATACCAGTAAGATCCTGAAATG GTTCAGTGTAGATTTTGGCAAGAATGAGGTAGAAGTTATGAAGCATGTGTCAATCTACTTAGATTCATCTCAGTCAGAAATATTGTTTGACTTACTTGCCACTTCGGAGTTGAAGGTGATATATCAGCCTTATGATTGGGATTTGAATTGTTAG